TCGACGCCATGCTGCGCGCCGACTATACCTACACCGGCAAGATGACCTCGCAGATCAGGCCCACCAACAGCCTCTATCGCGAATTCGGAGACTATTCGATGGTCAACATCCGCGCCGGGTTCCAGAACGAGCGGATGGGTTTCTTCGTCTACATCCGCAACCTTTTCAACACCGTCGGCGTCAACTCGATTACCAGCGCCGCCGGAACGCCCGACTATTGGGCCACGACCGCGCCGCGCACCTTCGGCGCCACCCTCTACAGCCACTTCTGACCGCAAGGGGATCGTAACGATGCGTTTGACACTCATGGCCGCAACGGCCGGACTGGCGCTGGGCGCGCCCATCACCCAGAGCGCTCTGGCCGCTCCCCCGAGCGGAGAGGCCGCAACGGCCAAGGCCGTCAAGACGGTGCTGGGCGGCGCAAAGTTCGCCAAGGCCAAGGCCTCGCTCAAGGGCGACTACGACCGGATCGTGCAGGACATCATCACCCTGACCCAGATCGAGGCCCCGCCATTCAAGGAAGACGCGCGTGGCGCGGCCTACATGGAGATGCTCAAGGCCGAAGGGCTCACCGATGTCGAACGCGACGGGGTGGGCAACGTGATGGGCCTGCGCAAGGGCACCGGCGGCGGCCCGCTGATCGTGGTCACCGCCCACCTCGACACGGTGTTCCCCGGCGGCACCAACGTGAAAGTCCGCCGCGAGGGCGACACGCTCTATGCGCCGGGCATCGGCGACGATACCTCCAGCCTGCCGGTCCTCCTCGCCTTCATCCGCGCGATGAACCGCGCCGGCTACGCGACCCGGTCCGACATCCTGTTCATGGGCAATGTCGGCGAAGAAGGGCCGGGCGACCTGCGCGGCACGCGCTACCTGTTCGAGAAGGGCAAGTACAAGGACGCCATCAAATACTTCATCTCGTTCGAACCGGGCCGGCCGGGGCGGATCACCAACGCGGGTACCGGTTCGCGCCGCTACAAGGTCACCTTCAAGGGCCCCGGCGGCCATTCGATGGGCGATTTCGGCATCGTCAACCCGGCCTATGCCATGGCCGACGCAATGGTCCAGTTCGGCAAGATCAAGGTGCCGGCCGAGCCGCGCACGGTCTACAACGTGGGCATCGTCGAGGGCGGCACCTCGGTCAACTCGATCCCGTTTGCCACGGCCATGACCATCGACATGCGCTCGAACGGCAAGGCCGCACTCGCAACCGAGGAACAGCAGTTCCTCGCCCTCCTGCAACCGGCGGTCGACCGCGAAAACGCCGCCCGTTCGACCGCCAAGGGCTCGATTTCCTATGAAGCCAAGCTGATCGGCGACCGTCCGGTGGGCGAAACCGCCCTCGACAAGCCGATCGTCGCCATCGCCGCCGCCGTATCCAAAGCTTCGGGCATCACGCCCGGCTTTGGTGCGGGCTCGACCGACAGCAACATCCCGATGAGCCTGGGCGTCGAGGCGGTCACCCTGGGCTCGGGCTTCGAAACCTTCCGCGCCCATTCACTCGAAGAGGGCCTCAAGCTCGCTCCCGAGCACGACCTGAAGAACATGGCCGTTGGCCTGGCCACCGTGCTCACGCTCGCCCAGGCGAACTGAGCCCCGCCTTTCCCTCTGAACCACCCCTGCGGGGCAGGCCTGAGATCCAGCAGGCCTGCCCCGTTTTTTTACCCCCGCTCCTCCCCGCGTTGCGGGGAGCGGGACCGCCCGCGAAGCGGGTGGTGGAGGGGGAGCAAGGCCTGAACGCAAAAAGCCGCCTCTGGGTAGAGACGGCTGGTGTGTGAGTGATGCTGTGAAGTGGTTGCGGGGGCAGGATTTGAACCTGCGACCTTCAGGTTATGAGCCTGACGAGCTACCGGGCTGCTCCACCCCGCGATGATAGCAAAACGGCCCCTTGGCGTTTTTGCCTTGGGGCCGATTTGTTGAATGAGATTGTGATGGGTTTTTAATCGTGTGCGCCGGCTTCAATGCCTGGCGACGACCTACTCTTCCAACGCTTGAGCGTTAGTACCATTGGCGCGGACTGGTTTCACGGCCGAGTTCGAGATGGGATCGGGTGGTTCACAGACGCTATGGTCACCAGGCAATGGAGCGGGCGCACATGATTTGTTTTTAGATCGATGATTGGGTGTCTGGCTTTTGTATCGTCCGGTTATCACCGTAGCCTTTGCAGGGCTGATGGTGATGGTGGGGATTCTTCAAGCATGAACAGAGTTATTAGGACCGGTTAGCTTCATGCGTTACCGCACTTCCACACCCGGCCTATCAACGTGGTGGTCTACCACGACTCGATGATACCTTATCTTGAGGGAGGCTTCCCGCTTAGATGCTTTCAGCGGTTATCCCGTCCATGCATAGCTACCCTGCTGCGCTCCTGGCGGAACGACAGGTACACCAGAGGCATGTTCACCCCGGTCCTCTCGTACTAGGGGCAACTCCTCTCAAGTATCGACGCCCACGGCAGATAGGGACCAAACTGTCTCGCGACGTTCTGAACCCAGCTCACGTACCACTTTAATTGGCGAACAGCCAAACCCTTGGGACCTGCTCCAGCCCCAGGATGTGATGAGCCGACATCGAGGTGCCAAACGATTCCGTCGATATGAGCTCTTGGGAATCATCAGCCTGTTATCCCCGGCGTACCTTTTATCCGTTGAGCGATGGCCCTTCCACGAGGGACCACCGGATCACTATGACCGACTTTCGTCTCTGCTCGACTCGTCAGTCTCGCAGTCAGGCAGGCTTATGCCATTGCACTCTAGCAGACGGTTTCCAACCGTCCTGAGCCTACCATCGCGCGCCTCCGTTACTCTTTAGGAGGCGACCGCCCCAGTCAAACTACCCGCCACAGAGGGTCCCCGCACCGGCTAACGGTGCTGGGTTAGACATCAGAAAACAACAGGGTGGTATTTCACCTATGGCTCCACACCGGCTGGCGCCAGTGCTTCAAAGCCTCCCACCTATGCTACACAATTCTTTCCTAATGCCACTCTGAAGCTGCAGTAAAGGTGCACGGGGTCTTTCCGTCTAACCGCGGGTACTCCGCATCTTCACGGAGAATTCAATTTCGCTGAGCATATCCTGGAGACAGTGGGGAAGTCGTTACGCCATTCGTGCAGGTCGGAACTTACCCGACAAGGAATTTCGCTACCTTAGGACCGTTATAGTTACGGCCGCCGTTTACCGGGGCTTCAATTCGGAGCTTGCACTCCTCCTCTTAACCTTCCGGCACCGGGCAGGCGTCAGACCCTATACGTCGTCTTGAAGCCGACTTAGCAGAGTCCTGTGTTTTTGCTAAACAGTCGCTACCCCCTGGCCTGTGCCCCCCACGAGTGCTTGCGCATACGTGGGGCCTCCTTCT
The genomic region above belongs to Novosphingobium sp. IK01 and contains:
- a CDS encoding M20/M25/M40 family metallo-hydrolase; translation: MRLTLMAATAGLALGAPITQSALAAPPSGEAATAKAVKTVLGGAKFAKAKASLKGDYDRIVQDIITLTQIEAPPFKEDARGAAYMEMLKAEGLTDVERDGVGNVMGLRKGTGGGPLIVVTAHLDTVFPGGTNVKVRREGDTLYAPGIGDDTSSLPVLLAFIRAMNRAGYATRSDILFMGNVGEEGPGDLRGTRYLFEKGKYKDAIKYFISFEPGRPGRITNAGTGSRRYKVTFKGPGGHSMGDFGIVNPAYAMADAMVQFGKIKVPAEPRTVYNVGIVEGGTSVNSIPFATAMTIDMRSNGKAALATEEQQFLALLQPAVDRENAARSTAKGSISYEAKLIGDRPVGETALDKPIVAIAAAVSKASGITPGFGAGSTDSNIPMSLGVEAVTLGSGFETFRAHSLEEGLKLAPEHDLKNMAVGLATVLTLAQAN